One window from the genome of Phalacrocorax aristotelis chromosome 20, bGulAri2.1, whole genome shotgun sequence encodes:
- the ZDHHC18 gene encoding palmitoyltransferase ZDHHC18 isoform X1 has protein sequence MKDCEYRQIPPGVAAPGPGTIVSSPPAGSCPERPGAARRPRRKWEVFPGRNRFYCGGRLMLARHSGVFALTLGLILVTSGLFFVFDCPFLAHHLTLAIPIIAAILFFFVISCLLQTSFRDPGILPRATPSEAADLEKRIDSMGTSTYRPPARTMEVVINKYVVKLKYCYTCKMFRPPRTSHCSVCDNCVERFDHHCPWVGNCVGKRNYRYFYAFILSLSFLTAFIFACVVTHLTLRSQRDGFLTTLKTTPASVLELVICFFSVWSILGLSGFHTYLVASNLTTNEDIKGSWSNKRGSEFANPYSHKSILTNCCAVLCGPFHPSLIDRRGFIQPDVGTPSSPKSEIPSFGTKTDTSMEDACQDFAISCTA, from the exons ATGAAGGACTGCGAGTACCGGCAGATCCCCCCCGGGGTAGCGGCTCCGGGACCGGGCACGATCGTCTCGTCGCCTCCAGCAGGCTCCTGCCCGGAGCGGCCCGGTGCGGCCCGGCGTCCCCGGCGGAAGTGGGAGGTGTTCCCGGGCCGCAACCGCTTCTACTGCGGCGGCCGCCTCATGTTGGCGCGGCACAGCGGCGTCTTCGCCCTCACCCTCGGCCTCATCTTGGTCACCAGCGGCCTCTTCTTCGTCTTCGA ctGCCCCTTTCTTGCTCATCACCTCACCTTGGCCATCCCCATCATTGCAGCCATCCTCTTCTTCTTTGTCAtcagctgcctgctccagaCAAGCTTCAGAGACCCGGGAATCCTGCCCAGAGCCACCCCGAGTGAGGCCGCAGACCTGGAAAAGCGGATCG ACAGCATGGGTACCTCTACCTATCGCCCGCCGGCCCGCACGATGGAAGTGGTCATAAATAAGTATGTGGTGAAACTCAAGTACTGCTACACCTGCAAAATGTTCCGCCCTCCACGCACCTCTCACTGCAGTGTCTGCGACAACTGTGTCG AGAGGTTTGATCACCACTGCCCCTGGGTGGGCAACTGCGTGGGGAAGCGCAACTATCGCTACTTCTATGCCTtcatcctctccctctccttcctgacAGCCTTCATCTTCGCTTGCGTCGTCACCCACCTCACTCTGC gcTCTCAGAGAGATGGATTCCTCACCACTCTGAAGACAACACCTGCAAG tgtgctggagctggtgatttgttttttctcagtctGGTCTATTTTGGGCCTCTCAGGTTTTCACACTTATTTAGTCGCCTCCAACCTGACGACAAACGAAGAT ATCAAAGGGTCCTGGTCAAATAAGAGGGGCTCAGAGTTTGCCAATCCCTACAGCCATAAAAGTATCCTCACAAACTGCTGTGCGGTGCTCTGTGGACCATTCCATCCCAG tttgATAGACAGAAGAGGATTTATCCAGCCAGATGTTGGGACCCCATCCAGTCCTAAGAGTGAAATCCCTTCATTTGGAACCAAAACTGACACCAGCATG GAGGACGCCTGCCAGGACTTTGCCATTTCCTGCACAGCCTGA
- the ZDHHC18 gene encoding palmitoyltransferase ZDHHC18 isoform X2, which yields MKDCEYRQIPPGVAAPGPGTIVSSPPAGSCPERPGAARRPRRKWEVFPGRNRFYCGGRLMLARHSGVFALTLGLILVTSGLFFVFDCPFLAHHLTLAIPIIAAILFFFVISCLLQTSFRDPGILPRATPSEAADLEKRIDSMGTSTYRPPARTMEVVINKYVVKLKYCYTCKMFRPPRTSHCSVCDNCVERFDHHCPWVGNCVGKRNYRYFYAFILSLSFLTAFIFACVVTHLTLRSQRDGFLTTLKTTPASVLELVICFFSVWSILGLSGFHTYLVASNLTTNEDIKGSWSNKRGSEFANPYSHKSILTNCCAVLCGPFHPSLIDRRGFIQPDVGTPSSPKSEIPSFGTKTDTSMVGGIP from the exons ATGAAGGACTGCGAGTACCGGCAGATCCCCCCCGGGGTAGCGGCTCCGGGACCGGGCACGATCGTCTCGTCGCCTCCAGCAGGCTCCTGCCCGGAGCGGCCCGGTGCGGCCCGGCGTCCCCGGCGGAAGTGGGAGGTGTTCCCGGGCCGCAACCGCTTCTACTGCGGCGGCCGCCTCATGTTGGCGCGGCACAGCGGCGTCTTCGCCCTCACCCTCGGCCTCATCTTGGTCACCAGCGGCCTCTTCTTCGTCTTCGA ctGCCCCTTTCTTGCTCATCACCTCACCTTGGCCATCCCCATCATTGCAGCCATCCTCTTCTTCTTTGTCAtcagctgcctgctccagaCAAGCTTCAGAGACCCGGGAATCCTGCCCAGAGCCACCCCGAGTGAGGCCGCAGACCTGGAAAAGCGGATCG ACAGCATGGGTACCTCTACCTATCGCCCGCCGGCCCGCACGATGGAAGTGGTCATAAATAAGTATGTGGTGAAACTCAAGTACTGCTACACCTGCAAAATGTTCCGCCCTCCACGCACCTCTCACTGCAGTGTCTGCGACAACTGTGTCG AGAGGTTTGATCACCACTGCCCCTGGGTGGGCAACTGCGTGGGGAAGCGCAACTATCGCTACTTCTATGCCTtcatcctctccctctccttcctgacAGCCTTCATCTTCGCTTGCGTCGTCACCCACCTCACTCTGC gcTCTCAGAGAGATGGATTCCTCACCACTCTGAAGACAACACCTGCAAG tgtgctggagctggtgatttgttttttctcagtctGGTCTATTTTGGGCCTCTCAGGTTTTCACACTTATTTAGTCGCCTCCAACCTGACGACAAACGAAGAT ATCAAAGGGTCCTGGTCAAATAAGAGGGGCTCAGAGTTTGCCAATCCCTACAGCCATAAAAGTATCCTCACAAACTGCTGTGCGGTGCTCTGTGGACCATTCCATCCCAG tttgATAGACAGAAGAGGATTTATCCAGCCAGATGTTGGGACCCCATCCAGTCCTAAGAGTGAAATCCCTTCATTTGGAACCAAAACTGACACCAGCATGGTAGGAGGCATTCCCTAG
- the PIGV gene encoding GPI alpha-1,6-mannosyltransferase 2 codes for MELASRQDPHLREVVRFAVCCRALTLLLQALFNLLIPDHAADAFCPPRLSEPGLWDLLLEQLLGGLSHWDAEHFLFIAERGYLYEHNCAFFPLYPLSVRAVAEGALWPLQRLLRLRSRLLLSAVLLNSLFSVLAAAALYKLGCVVLQCRRVAFLAAVLFSISPANVFMAAAYSESMFAFLAFSAMWQLEKGQSWLSGLLFSLASGVRANGLINAGFFLYSRSKCFALQLQVGLGSVRKLPLLWKQVLSLASSGVLMCAGIFLPFALFQYYAYVKFCGPGTGLEQAVPKPLLQLALDKGYRLAAMNGVKPPWCSQQFPVIYSYIQDAYWNVGFLRYFELRQIPNFLLALPVTLLGSWAAWTYIIANPWHCITLGLERRKSEDEGKPRAGFCCPAVFVYVVHATVLLAFGFFCVHVQVLTRFLGSSSPILYWFSAHLLQEYEPLLWSEGTDNRTAAPQTEKSILGKSPGSCGKRTPGNPVVRLLLNCRLITPLSKCILGFFLSYWLLGLILHCNFLPWT; via the exons gCTCTGTTTAACCTCCTGATCCCAGATCACGCTGCGGATGCCTTCTGTCCCCCTCGCCTCTCTGAGCCTGGCCTGTGGGACCTGctcctggagcagctgctgggaggcCTCTCACACTGGGACGCAGAGCACTTCCTCTTCATCGCCGAGCGTGGTTACCTGTACGAGCACAACTGCGCCTTCTTCCCGCTGTACCCCCTGAGCGTGCGTGCTGTGGCCGAGGGCGCTCTGTGGCCCTTGCAGCGGCTGCTGCGTTTGCGGAGCCGCCTCCTGCTATCCGCCGTACTTCTtaattctctcttttctgtcctGGCAGCCGCTGCCCTGTATAAGCTGGGCTGCGTCGTGCTGCAGTGTCGCAGGGTGGCTTTCCTTGCTGCCGTTCTCTTTTCTATCAGCCCTGCCAATGTATTTATGGCAGCTGCTTACTCAGAGAGCATGTTTGCCTTCCTGGCATTCAGTGCCATGTGGCAACTGGAGaaggggcagagctggctcaGTGGACTGCTCTTCTCCCTTGCTTCTGGGGTGCGTGCCAACGGGCTTATTAATGCTGGCTTCTTTCTCTACTCCCGCAGTAAATGCTTTGCCCTCCAGCTCCAGGTGGGTTTGGGATCAGTAAGGAAGCTCCCTCTGTTGTGGAAGCAAGTCCTTAGCTTGGCATCTTCAGGAGTTCTGATGTGTGCTGGGATTTTTCTaccttttgctttatttcagtaTTATGCCTATGTGAAGTTCTGTGGCCCTGGCACCGGCCTGGAGCAGGCTGTTCCCAAGCcgctgctgcagctggctctGGACAAGGGCTATCGTCTGGCAGCCATGAACGGGGTTAAACCCCCTTGGTGCTCCCAGCAGTTCCCTGTGATCTATTCCTATATTCAAGACGCTTACTGGAATGTGGGCTTTCTAAGGTATTTTGAGCTCAGGCAGATACCAAatttcttgcttgctttgcCTGTCACGCTTCTGGGCTCATGGGCTGCCTGGACCTACATCATTGCAAACCCCTGGCACTGCATAACTCTTGGTctagagagaagaaagagtGAAGACGAGGGTAAACCAAGAGCTGGATTTTGCTGCCCCGCTGTCTTCGTGTATGTGGTCCATGCCACAGTCCTTCTGGCGTTTGGATTCTTCTGCGTGCACGTGCAG GTGCTGACCCGGTTCCTTggctcctcctctcccatcctGTACTGGTTCTCTGCTCACCTGCTTCAGGAATACGAACCTTTGCTCTGGAGCGAAGGGACTGATAATCGAACCGCGGCACCTCAAACTGAGAAGTCAATTCTCGGTAAATCTCCCGGTTCCTGTGGGAAGAGGACTCCTGGAAACCCTGTTGTGAGGCTGCTGCTGAACTGTAGATTAATTACCCCCCTCAGCAAATGCATCCTTGGATTTTTCCTGTCCTactggctgctggggctgaTTCTGCACTGCAACTTCTTGCCGTGGACATAG